CCATCATGGTGTTCGTTAACACGAGTCTTCTCAACAGGAATACACTTTAAAACAGCTGCAATCGGCATGCTAACCAACCCAATCACGATACTAAGTAACCATAGTTGCCAGTCTAGTGGGACCGTGCTTGCAAATGTTCCAAGAAATTCGACGATGATAACTTGAAATACAACTGTCGCTATCATCACAGCCATGAATATCCAACTGCTAAAAATGCCACGGAAAATGTTGATCTTATCTATGTCACGGCTGTTTATTTCATTAAACACctgcaaaaaaaagaaaaaagaaagctTTAGTTGATGAGCTTGCATTGGAGAAAGTAAGAAATTAAGAACATGTATAACCTGACAGAAGACAAAGGTATTGAATATGAAAGTATTAAGAATTGCGGTTGCATTTGCTCCATGTAAATTCAAAATTGGCTTCCCAGCAAAATTTAGAACAAATAGAACAACCATTTGGTATACACTCTGACCAATGATGTTCCGCCACATCGTCTTGGTAATGAAACTGTCAGTACGTTTAACAGGAGACCTTTGCATCAAACCGTCATTTGGTGGTTCAGTGGCTAGCGCTAGTGCACCCAATGTGTCCATAATTAGGTTGACCCAAAGCAATTGCACAGCCGTAAGAGGTGCAGACCCtgacgttttttaaaaaaaaaaaggtttaaAATCTGTGGTATAATCTTGACAAAAATTGTATATGTACAGATCATTAGACAAACGCACCTGTGATGCACGCAGAAACAAAGTTGATCATCAGTGCAACAATATTGACTGTTAACTGGAACTGAACAAACTTTTGAATGTTAATGTACACAGCTCGACCCCATTTGGCTACTTTAACGATTGTTGCAAAATCGTCGTCCATCACAATGACATCAGCTTGTTCTTTGGCGACCTGCAAAATTGTTAGTAATTAAGGTGCAACAAACATATGCACAAGTTCTCGAttcggtaaaatataaaaaatatataaagtcaAAAGAAAGAGAAATACAAACCTCGGTTCCCGCAATACCCATGGCAAACCCAATATCGGACTCATGCAAAGCAGGAGCGTCATTTGTGCCATCACCCGTAACTGCAACAACTTCACCCATGCCTCTCAGATGATTTACAAGATTATGCTTATCTGTAGGGGATGATCTAGCCATAACCTGTATTTATCAACAAGTTTAAAGTCTGAGTTTCACAATATATGCAAAATTTGAAATTGCAATGTAATACGAGTAATACCTTAGGTGGTAATTTCGACCTACTTTATTGGGTCAAATCAGTTAAAGCTAAGAAGATTTAACGAGAAAGAGTAGAGAACATTAACTATTTAAATAATGAATGTGTTGCAAATTGGCCTTAACAAGACCCGTTCTGACCCATACTATACTACCCATTTTAATGCAGGCCCTTTTTACCATTTTGCCTAACCCACCCATTTAGACACCCTTATAATACCTGAATTCTGGGAGCTATTTCATTTAATTCCTCAGCAGTTTTGGTTCGAAATTCAGGACCATCAATGGCCAAGCCACCTTCAGTGAGTATACCACATTCCTTAGCAATGGCTTTAGCCGTGTTGATATTATCACCAGTAACCATACGAACAGTAATACCAGCTGCCAAACAAGTTTCAACAGCTTCCTTAACACCTGGCCTAAGCGGGTCCTTGATTCCAACAACCGCAACCAACGTATAACCATTTTCAGGTATACTATTTTCACTATCACCTTCAACATCCAAATAAGCCACACAAAGTGTTCTCAAAGCATCCACTGCAAATTCATGAATCACACCTGTAATAAGTTTGACTTTCTCTTCGGTCAACAAAACCGCTTCTCCACTACCATCAATAATCTTGTCACATAAACCTAACACTATTTCCGATGCACCTTTACAAAACGCACGTGTTTGACTATCAGGGAGAGCTACAATTACAGACATTTTCTTCTTGGCAGAATTAAAAGGTtccatttttaatattttaatatcttTGCGTGTggcatcaaaatcaccacctgcaTCTAACCCGTATTGTAATATTGCAGATTCGGTTGGAGTACCCAAAATGGAAGTTTTACCGTCTTTGTCCTTAACCACCTCCGAACCTGTACATTCAAATATACCTTGCAATAGAATTGTTAACACACTTTCTGACAATTTCGAAGATATAACTCTACCTTCGCTGTCTCTAACGTCTTTTATTTCACCAGATACCCAAATTTTATCAACAACCATATGATTAGTTGTTAAAGTTCCCGTTTTATCAGTACATATACAAGTAGCAGAACCCATTGTCTCACAAGCAGACAAATGTCTGACAAGTGCCTTATCGTTCATTAATTTCTTCATTGCAAACGCAAGACTCAGCGTAACAGCAAGAGGTAAACCTTCTGGTACTGCAACGACAATAATAGTTACTGCAGTCGCAAAATAATCCAACATGCTTAACGCATCACTCGAAGACCAACTTGAAAAGTCACCACGCATTGCTTTTTCCACAAGAAATCTCACGGTCAACACAAGAAAAGTCAACACGGCAAACACTAACCCGATTTTACCAATGATTGTAGCAACACCGTTTAATTTCACTTGTAACGGGGTCTCGTCTTCACCTTCTTCACTTAACGTTTCCATTAACTTTCCCCATTCGGTTTTCATCCCAACCGCTGTAACAATCATCTTAGCTGACCCATCTTGCACTTTGGTACCCGCAAGTAAAAACGGTTTATTTTCATCTATATGGACATAATCACTTTCACCTGTTAAGCTAGATTCATCTATTAACAGGTTGTATCCCGATATGAATATCCCATCAGCAGGTACTTGATCACCGATTGACAAGTGGACAATATCTCCAACAACTAAATCATAAATCGAGACCTTTTTCCTACACCCGTCTCTCGTCACATGAGACGAgatctttttcttttctttatcAAGATCCTGAAATTGTAACGACTGTTTGTAGTCACTCACAGCAGTAACGGTAACCACTAACATAATACTAAGTAAAATTCCCAACCCATCGTATATACCATTCGGCCAGCCTTCAGTTGCGAGCCCCACGCCTATTGAAACGATAGCGCAAACTATAAGGATTATGAGAGTCAGATCATGAAGTGCGTCCCATACAAACATTAGGAAACTTTTAGAAGGTTTTTCGGTGTATTTATTGAATCCATAAGTCTCTTGTCTTGTTGACAAATCACTTGATTTTACTCCTTCGTTAATCGAGACATCTACTGCTTCTGCAATTCCATTAACTCCCTGAAGGGATCGTAATGTCTTCATGTCGTAATTACGGACCATAGATGAGAGTTTTTCTGGATTTTTTCTGAAT
The window above is part of the Rutidosis leptorrhynchoides isolate AG116_Rl617_1_P2 chromosome 1, CSIRO_AGI_Rlap_v1, whole genome shotgun sequence genome. Proteins encoded here:
- the LOC139886653 gene encoding calcium-transporting ATPase 4, plasma membrane-type-like, with the protein product MNDYLKDFDVPAKHPSPAALQKWRNAVSLVKNPRRRFRHVADLAKRSIHQNRLNKIKEDLRVTFIAMRAAMRFIDAGAHPKNSHEHPQPKDVTPSEFRKNPEKLSSMVRNYDMKTLRSLQGVNGIAEAVDVSINEGVKSSDLSTRQETYGFNKYTEKPSKSFLMFVWDALHDLTLIILIVCAIVSIGVGLATEGWPNGIYDGLGILLSIMLVVTVTAVSDYKQSLQFQDLDKEKKKISSHVTRDGCRKKVSIYDLVVGDIVHLSIGDQVPADGIFISGYNLLIDESSLTGESDYVHIDENKPFLLAGTKVQDGSAKMIVTAVGMKTEWGKLMETLSEEGEDETPLQVKLNGVATIIGKIGLVFAVLTFLVLTVRFLVEKAMRGDFSSWSSSDALSMLDYFATAVTIIVVAVPEGLPLAVTLSLAFAMKKLMNDKALVRHLSACETMGSATCICTDKTGTLTTNHMVVDKIWVSGEIKDVRDSEGRVISSKLSESVLTILLQGIFECTGSEVVKDKDGKTSILGTPTESAILQYGLDAGGDFDATRKDIKILKMEPFNSAKKKMSVIVALPDSQTRAFCKGASEIVLGLCDKIIDGSGEAVLLTEEKVKLITGVIHEFAVDALRTLCVAYLDVEGDSENSIPENGYTLVAVVGIKDPLRPGVKEAVETCLAAGITVRMVTGDNINTAKAIAKECGILTEGGLAIDGPEFRTKTAEELNEIAPRIQVMARSSPTDKHNLVNHLRGMGEVVAVTGDGTNDAPALHESDIGFAMGIAGTEVAKEQADVIVMDDDFATIVKVAKWGRAVYINIQKFVQFQLTVNIVALMINFVSACITGSAPLTAVQLLWVNLIMDTLGALALATEPPNDGLMQRSPVKRTDSFITKTMWRNIIGQSVYQMVVLFVLNFAGKPILNLHGANATAILNTFIFNTFVFCQVFNEINSRDIDKINIFRGIFSSWIFMAVMIATVVFQVIIVEFLGTFASTVPLDWQLWLLSIVIGLVSMPIAAVLKCIPVEKTRVNEHHDGYEILPAGPEQV